From Halichoerus grypus chromosome 6, mHalGry1.hap1.1, whole genome shotgun sequence, one genomic window encodes:
- the ZNF641 gene encoding zinc finger protein 641 has product MLSEQTAVLGTGWESMNVQLDGAEPQVERGSQEEGPWRTAPGPLEHLCCDLEEEPQSLQEKAQSAPWVPAIPQEGSTGDWEMAAALLAAGSQGLVTIKDVSLCFSQEEWRSLDPSQTDFYGEYVMQENCGIVVSLRFPIPKLDMLSQLEGGEEQWVPDPQDLEERDILRVTYTGDGSEHEGDTPELEAEPPRMLSSVSEDTVLWNPEQDESWDSMPRGSRGMLLGPPFLQEDSFSNLLCSTEMDSLLRPHTCPQCGKQFVWGSHLARHQQTHTGERPYSCLKCEKSFGRRHHLIRHQKTHLHDKPSRCSECGKNFRCNSHLASHQRVHAEGKSCKGQEVGESPGARKRQRAPPVPKCHVCTECGKSFGRRHHLVRHWLTHTGEKPFQCPRCEKSFGRKHHLDRHLLTHQGQSPRSSWDRGTSVF; this is encoded by the exons ATGCTTTCAGAACAGACTGCAGTCCTGGGGACAGGATGGGAGTCAATGAATGTCCAGCTGGATGGAGCAGAGCCTCAGGTGGAAAGGGGAAGCCAAGAAGAGGGGCCATGGAGAACAGCACCAGGGCCACTGGAACACCTATGCTGTGACCTTGAAGAGGAGCCACAGTCCCTTCAGGAGAAGG ctCAGTCAGCTCCCTGGGTTCCTGCCATTCCCCAGGAGGGGAGCACCGGAGATTGGGAGATGGCAGCTGCACTTCTTGCGGCAGGATCACAG GGCCTGGTAACCATCAAGGATGTGTCATTGTGCTTCTCTCAGGAGGAGTGGCGGAGCCTGGACCCTTCTCAGACAGACTTTTATGGAGAATATGTCATGCAGGAAAACTGTGGGATAGTGGTCTCTCTAA GATTTCCAATTCCCAAACTGGACATGCTTTCTCAACtagaaggaggggaagaacaaTGGGTTCCTGACCCTCAGGACTTGGAGGAGAGGGACATCCTGAGGGTCACATATACAG GAGATGGAAGTGAGCACGAGGGTGATACCCCTGAACTAGAAGCAGAACCTCCCCGAATGTTATCTAGTGTGTCTGAAGATACTGTTCTCTGGAACCCAGAACAGGATGAGAGCTGGGATTCCATGCCCAGGGGCTCCAGAGGAATGCTCCTGGGCCCACCTTTTCTTCAGGAAGATAGCTTCTCAAACCTTCTATGTAGCACAGAGATGGATTCTCTATTAAGACCACACACATGCCCCCAATGTGGGAAACAGTTTGTGTGGGGCTCCCACCTTGCCAGGCACCAGCAAACACACACTGGGGAGCGGCCCTACAGCTGCCTCAAGTGTGAAAAGAGCTTCGGGCGAAGACACCACCTGATCCGGCACCAGAAAACCCACCTACATGACAAGCCCAGCAGGTGCTCAGAGTGTGGCAAGAATTTCCGATGCAACTCCCATCTGGCCAGCCACCAGAGAGTGCATGCGGAAGGCAAATCCTGCAAGGGCCAAGAGGTTGGAGAGAGCCCAGGGGCTAGGAAACGGCAGCGTGCCCCACCAGTGCCAAAGTGCCATGTGTGCACTGAGTGTGGGAAGAGTTTTGGCCGACGGCACCACCTGGTGAGACACTGGCTGACCCATACTGGGGAGAAGCCCTTCCAGTGCCCTCGCTGTGAAAAGAGCTTTGGCCGTAAACATCACCTGGACAGACACCTGCTGACCCACCAGGGACAAAGTCCCCGGAGCAGCTGGGACAGAGGGACATCTGTCTTTTGA